In Erigeron canadensis isolate Cc75 chromosome 6, C_canadensis_v1, whole genome shotgun sequence, the following are encoded in one genomic region:
- the LOC122605176 gene encoding zinc finger A20 and AN1 domain-containing stress-associated protein 6-like, translating into MAEEQNWEETSNHTPCANNCGFFGSPTTRNLCSKCYNDHCVKEQHMSTAKLAVEKSLFIQPETSPSSSAGSDAISEPVSVNKVAVGNSLHEASVKTQVRNRCGSCKKRVGLTGFTCKCGTMFCGTHRYPEKHGCTFDFKTVGKEAIAKANPVIKAEKLNKI; encoded by the coding sequence ATGGCAGAGGAACAAAATTGGGAAGAAACAAGCAATCACACACCATGTGCTAATAACTGTGGCTTTTTTGGTAGTCCCACAACTCGCAATCTATGTTCCAAATGTTACAATGATCATTGTGTAAAAGAACAACATATGTCAACGGCTAAACTCGCTGTCGAGAAAAGCCTTTTCATTCAGCCCGAAACATCTCCTTCTTCTTCGGCCGGTTCTGATGCCATATCAGAACCGGTCTCCGTGAATAAGGTGGCGGTGGGTAATTCTTTGCACGAGGCGAGTGTAAAAACACAAGTACGAAATAGGTGTGGGTCATGCAAAAAGCGTGTGGGGCTCACGGGCTTTACGTGCAAGTGTGGGACCATGTTTTGTGGGACCCATAGGTATCCCGAAAAACATGGATGCACATTTGATTTCAAGACTGTTGGAAAGGAAGCTATCGCAAAGGCTAATCCGGTGATTAAGGCTGAGAAACTTAACAAGAtttga
- the LOC122604845 gene encoding uncharacterized protein LOC122604845: MKRITRTSGDRVLRSGKRFFTTRSLDDVQRVRFTSSDVNVVSIQETKKNILDNCLEIKVEKNNQDIDFECDGVLGTTDENKEDLNFGEFGIDKGISGISVKSQEVENVLDFKKISEVVDCDNVSRFKKFGSVYTRKRKRNIQQNGDNVVENNDTNDHYKGLLVDLVANEFVVFRKARSVVRRVRRVPKALFFNELANKEVKGTINGVVPAPSVREVEGHTVKARSVRKRVPRVLCLNELANKKVKFTINGVVQAPGVREASLLGKRVPSVPKVLCFNELVNRTVKGTINGVVPAPSLREVEGYAEQEFVPFVLPEAYIISRGDEVSRVLEKGYAVYDMDCDDEKWLERFNSGQFGDNGFVAEETFENVIDAFERGNYCNPNEYSDAALAVERCQVLASKEVLEALYRYWRNKRKKKRSPLIRAFQCNKRPIVKQHVTRSAQNRLCRRPTSIRCAEKELDLKKGMLNNQKVWEEVANMYMKVHETREAAKRTEETAIVKRQQAQALMEVADLAIYKAFSALRIAEALAASCSVTDTTSATFSLLDE; encoded by the exons ATGAAAAGAATTACAAGAACATCTGGGGATAGAGTTCTAAGATCAGGGAAACGATTCTTTACCACTCGATCTTTAGACGATGTACAGCGCGTGAGATTCACATCTTCTGATGTTAATGTTGTAAGTATTcaggaaaccaagaaaaatattcTTGATAATTGTTTggaaattaaagttgaaaaaaataatcaGGATATTGATTTTGAATGTGATGGTGTTTTGGGAACTACTGATGAGAATAAAGAGGATTTGAATTTTGGGGAATTTGGAATAGATAAGGGTATTTCGGGAATTAGTGTAAAAAGTCAGGAAGTTGAGAATGTTTTAGATTTCAAGAAAATTAGTGAAGTTGTTGATTGTGATAATGTGAGCAGATTTAAGAAATTTGGATCTGTTTATACTAGGAAACGAAAGAGGAATATACAACAAAATGGAGATAATGTTGTCGAAAATAATGATACAAATGATCATTACAAAGGGTTGTTAGTTGATTTAGTTGCAAATGAGTTTGTGGTATTTAGGAAAGCAAGATCCGTTGTGAGAAGGGTTCGGAGGGTTCCAAAGGCTCTGTTTTTTAACGAGTTAGCGAATAAAGAGGTCAAGGGTACGATAAACGGTGTAGTGCCTGCGCCTAGTGTGAGGGAAGTAGAAGGTCATACAGTGAAAGCAAGATCAGTTAGGAAAAGGGTTCCAAGGGTTTTATGTCTTAACGAGTTAGCGAATAAAAAGGTTAAGTTTACAATAAACGGCGTAGTGCAGGCGCCTGGTGTGAGGGAAGCAAGTCTGCTTGGGAAAAGGGTTCCGAGTGTTCCAAAGGTTCTGTGTTTTAACGAGTTAGTGAATAGAACGGTCAAGGGTACAATAAATGGTGTTGTGCCGGCGCCTAGTCTGAGGGAAGTAGAAGGTTATGCAGAACAGGAGTTTGTACCGTTTGTGCTACCGGAGGCGTATATTATCTCAAGAGGTGATGAAGTTAGTAGGGTTTTGGAAAAGGGTTATGCGGTTTATGATATGgattgtgatgatgagaaatGGTTGGAGAGGTTTAATAGTGGGCAGTTTGGGGATAATGGGTTTGTCGCAGAAGAGACTTTTGAGAATGTAATTGATGCTTTCGAAAGAGGAAACTATTGTAATCCAAATGAGTATTCTGATGCTGCATTAGCTGTAGAGCGTTGTCAGGTGCTGGCATCGAAGGAAGTTTTAGAAGCTTTGTATAGATATTGGAGGaataaaaggaagaagaaaCGGTCTCCACTTATTAGAGCTTTTCAG TGTAATAAGCGTCCAATAGTTAAACAACATGTGACACGTTCTGCTCAGAATCGATTGTGTCGAAGACCTACAAGCATACGTTGTGCAGAAAAGGAACTTGATCTCAAGAAAG GAATGTTGAATAATCAAAAAGTATGGGAAGAGGTTGCAAACATGTATATGAAAGTGCATGAAACACGAGAAGCGGCAAAGAGAACAGAAGAGACAGCCATTGTTAAACGGCAACAAGCTCAAGCGCTTATGGAGGTTGCTGACTTGGCAATTTATAAAGCCTTCAGTGCGCTTAGAATTGCAGAAGCTTTAGCAGCATCTTGTTCAGTGACTGATACAACTAGTGCCACTTTCAGTCTGCTTGATGAATAA
- the LOC122604844 gene encoding serine/threonine-protein kinase D6PKL2-like, whose amino-acid sequence MVAETNQTTGLMADHDNNSPSARSRGSSTTTTDHLKLSSSSRSESPSTATFFSSSQKASPVVPTNITKDAIRRIVNANGATLRIEELRFVQKLGSGDIGSVYLVELKCAEGCMFAAKVMDKEELMNRDKESRAKTELEILEMLDHPFLPSLFASFEVDRWSCLLTEFCPGGDLHILRQRQPDRRFDEAAVRFYASEVVVALEYLHMMGIIYRDLKPENILVRSDGHIMLTDFDLCLKCNDSTSPKLVQGQEHAISSPLTCTKGSLSSCMLPKCVMPKLSCFHPKRKRRMRPTNRPAFDIMAEPVEARSMSFVGTHEYLAPEVVSGEGHGNAVDWWTLGIFVYELFYGVTPFRGGDNEFTLTSILARGLQFPKEPVASSAMKDLITKLLIKDPAKRIGSMKGAPSIKHHSFFDGVDWALLRGASPPYIPQPVSFRDFIAQNDNHDDHIDYY is encoded by the exons ATGGTAGCAGAGACAAACCAAACAACAGGCCTCATGGCTGATCATGATAATAATAGTCCAAGTGCTCGTAGTCGTGGCTCTTCCACCACGACTACTGATCACTTGAAGCTTAGCTCAAGCTCACGAAGCGAATCTCCAAGTACTGCCACCTTTTTCTCATCTTCCCAAAAAGCAAGCCCAGTAGTACCAACTAATATCACCAAGGATGCCATTCGTCGAATTGTGAATGCTAATGGTGCCACACTCAGGATAGAGGAGTTAAGATTCGTTCAAAAGCTAGGAAGCGGCGATATTGGGAGTGTGTACTTGGTGGAGCTAAAGTGCGCTGAAGGGTGCATGTTTGCTGCCAAGGTTATGGATAAAGAAGAGTTGATGAATAGGGACAAAGAGAGTAGGGCAAAAACAGAATTGGAAATTCTTGAAATGTTGGATCATCCATTTTTGCCTTCACTTTTTGCTAGTTTTGAAGTTGATAGATGGTCTTGTCTGTTGACGGAGTTCTGCCCTGGTGGCGATTTGCATATTCTTCGACAACGTCAACCTGATCGTAGGTTTGATGAAGCTGCAGTCCG GTTTTATGCATCAGAAGTTGTGGTTGCACTAGAATACCTTCATATGATGGGCATAATCTATAGAGATCTAAAACCTGAAAACATACTAGTCCGATCAGACGGTCATATAATGCTCACTGACTTTGATTTATGCCTGAAATGCAACGATTCCACGAGCCCAAAACTTGTTCAAGGTCAAGAACATGCCATCAGCAGCCCGTTAACGTGCACCAAGGGTTCATTGTCCTCGTGTATGCTTCCTAAATGCGTCATGCCAAAACTCTCTTGTTTCCACCCCAAGAGAAAACGAAGAATGAGACCCACTAACCGTCCAGCCTTTGACATAATGGCTGAGCCAGTTGAGGCTCGCTCAATGTCATTTGTTGGCACTCATGAGTATTTGGCACCAGAAGTAGTTTCTGGCGAAGGGCATGGCAATGCAGTTGATTGGTGGACTTTAGGGATATTTGTATACGAGCTGTTTTATGGCGTGACACCGTTTAGGGGTGGTGATAATGAATTTACCCTTACAAGCATTTTGGCTAGAGGGCTTCAGTTCCCTAAAGAACCTGTGGCATCTTCAGCTATGAAAGATTTGATCACAAAGCTCTTAATCAAGGACCCGGCTAAGAGAATAGGGTCCATGAAGGGTGCACCGTCAATCAAACACCATTCGTTCTTTGATGGAGTAGATTGGGCACTTCTACGTGGGGCTTCACCACCCTATATTCCTCAACCCGTCTCTTTTCGAGATTTTATTGCACAAAATGATAATCATGATGATCATATAGACTACTATTAG
- the LOC122602937 gene encoding copper transport protein CCH-like gives MSQTVVLKVGMSCGGCAGAVKRVLTNMEGVETFDIDLEQKKVTVKGNVEPDAVLQTVSKTGKKTEFWPKEASSCCCGPKKAVEPAAAPSTEAGEAVEPVTAPSCGAEPVAASSCGATKPTEDVAAPSCGAAKPVEPVAAPSSEAEKLVEPAVAPSSEAEKQAEPIAA, from the exons ATGTCTCAG ACGGTTGTTCTGAAGGTGGGTATGTCATGTGGAGGTTGTGCTGGTGCTGTCAAGAGGGTTCTTACTAACATGGAAG GGGTGGAAACTTTTGACATTGACCTCGAGCAAAAGAAGGTAACAGTGAAAGGGAACGTAGAGCCGGATGCAGTTTTGCAGACTGTTTCCAAGACTGGTAAGAAGACCGAATTTTGGCCAAAAGAAGCATCATCATGTTGTTGTGGACCCAAAAAGGCGGTGGAACCTGCTGCCGCCCCTTCTACTGAAGCTGGAGAAGCAGTGGAGCCTGTGACTGCACCATCTTGTGGAGCGGAACCTGTGGCTGCGTCATCTTGTGGAGCTACAAAACCAACAGAAGATGTTGCCGCACCATCTTGTGGAGCTGCGAAACCAGTGGAACCTGTGGCTGCACCATCTTCTGAGGCCGAAAAACTGGTGGAACCAGCTGTTGCACCATCTTCTGAAGCTGAAAAACAAGCTGAACCTATTGCGGCTTGA